In the genome of Bacillus sp. S3, one region contains:
- a CDS encoding VOC family protein, protein MINQIGQVMLYVNNQDEVLKFWTEKVGFTVLSDQNNGQGMRWIEIAPTKKAETSIVLHNKELIAKMQPELNLGTPSLMFFSDHLEELYKEFTDKNITVGELVNMPGGKVFNFADPENNYFAIMEKSK, encoded by the coding sequence ATGATTAATCAAATCGGACAAGTTATGTTATATGTAAACAACCAAGACGAGGTATTGAAATTTTGGACAGAAAAAGTAGGGTTTACAGTTCTTTCTGATCAAAATAACGGCCAAGGTATGCGATGGATTGAAATTGCTCCAACTAAGAAAGCAGAAACGAGTATCGTCCTACATAATAAGGAATTAATTGCAAAAATGCAGCCTGAATTAAATTTGGGTACTCCGTCGCTTATGTTTTTCTCGGATCATCTCGAGGAATTATATAAAGAGTTTACCGATAAAAATATCACTGTTGGCGAATTGGTCAATATGCCAGGTGGCAAAGTATTTAATTTTGCCGATCCGGAAAACAATTATTTTGCCATTATGGAAAAAAGTAAATAA
- the uvsE gene encoding UV DNA damage repair endonuclease UvsE, with protein MKIRFGYVANALGLWDASPSKALTFARYSALPKHERMEKLKEVTAQNLLHTKRILYYNFAHEIKLYRFSSSLVPLATHPEVMWDFVTPFKNEWEELGQLVNQFQLRPSFHPNQFTLFTSPRTEVTVNAVKDMEYHFRMLEAMKVQDRGIINIHIGGAYGDKQTSIKRFHQNIKKLPSDIKKQMTLENDDKTYDVEETLVTCEKEKIPMILDYHHYMANKGEVDLSLFLPRIFSTWNTTPKVHISSPKSDQAYRSHADYVSIDFILPFLKMAKGFNQDFDIMIEAKQKNLAMLQLIEEIASIRGVKRLSGGEVEW; from the coding sequence ATGAAGATTCGTTTTGGATATGTGGCAAATGCACTAGGTTTATGGGATGCCAGCCCTTCGAAAGCTTTAACCTTTGCTCGATATTCAGCACTTCCCAAACACGAGCGAATGGAGAAACTCAAAGAAGTGACGGCGCAGAATTTACTTCATACAAAAAGAATTTTGTATTATAATTTCGCGCACGAAATTAAACTATATCGGTTTTCAAGCTCACTTGTCCCCTTAGCCACCCATCCGGAGGTGATGTGGGATTTCGTTACCCCTTTCAAAAATGAATGGGAGGAACTTGGACAATTGGTCAACCAATTTCAACTACGGCCAAGCTTCCATCCCAATCAGTTTACACTTTTCACGAGTCCACGCACAGAAGTGACCGTCAATGCGGTGAAAGATATGGAATATCATTTTAGGATGCTCGAAGCTATGAAGGTTCAGGATAGAGGCATTATCAATATTCATATTGGCGGCGCTTATGGGGATAAACAAACGTCAATCAAACGATTTCATCAAAATATAAAAAAATTACCAAGCGATATTAAAAAGCAGATGACACTCGAGAATGATGATAAGACCTATGATGTTGAAGAAACACTGGTTACTTGTGAAAAAGAAAAGATCCCGATGATTCTTGATTACCACCACTATATGGCGAATAAAGGGGAAGTTGACCTTTCGCTTTTTTTACCACGAATCTTTAGCACATGGAATACGACTCCAAAAGTTCATATTTCTTCGCCAAAGTCAGATCAAGCCTATCGTTCACATGCAGATTATGTCTCCATTGACTTTATTCTGCCTTTTTTAAAAATGGCAAAAGGATTTAATCAAGACTTTGATATTATGATCGAAGCAAAGCAAAAGAACCTGGCGATGTTGCAACTTATTGAAGAAATCGCTTCGATTCGGGGAGTCAAGCGTCTTTCTGGCGGTGAAGTGGAATGGTGA
- a CDS encoding DUF3231 family protein, translating to MGILSGNPMEEPLHYGEVFDLWASLLAGNGMIAGYQTMINHAGDDDLKKLLAEAVELCQQEKKQVEELLKENGVGLPPAAPEPPQACLEDIPVGARIPDPAIAATLSVDIAAGLVAFSQVMGKSIREDVALMYGQFHLQKAALGLKVLRLNKEKGWLIPPPLHLTKHGDC from the coding sequence ATGGGAATTTTAAGTGGAAATCCTATGGAAGAGCCTTTGCACTATGGTGAAGTTTTTGATCTTTGGGCCTCATTATTAGCGGGCAATGGTATGATTGCTGGGTATCAAACAATGATCAACCATGCAGGGGACGATGACTTGAAAAAGTTATTAGCAGAGGCAGTAGAATTATGCCAGCAGGAAAAGAAACAAGTGGAAGAACTATTAAAAGAGAATGGTGTAGGTTTACCTCCAGCGGCACCCGAGCCGCCTCAAGCATGTTTAGAGGATATCCCAGTTGGGGCTAGAATCCCTGACCCAGCTATCGCGGCAACACTCTCGGTTGATATCGCTGCTGGATTAGTGGCATTTAGTCAAGTGATGGGTAAATCAATCAGGGAAGATGTAGCCCTGATGTATGGCCAATTTCATCTTCAAAAAGCAGCACTTGGATTAAAGGTCCTTCGTTTAAATAAGGAAAAGGGCTGGTTGATTCCTCCTCCATTGCATCTTACCAAACATGGTGATTGTTAG
- a CDS encoding DUF378 domain-containing protein, translating to MRLIHKIALVLVIIGAINWGLIGLFRFDLVATIFGGQGAFLSRVIYSLVGLSGLICISLLFVPMRKEEHKVNRQGTNNLNYATEFGEETDLSKLKKD from the coding sequence ATGAGACTGATACACAAAATTGCCTTAGTTCTTGTGATAATAGGAGCAATCAATTGGGGATTAATTGGTTTATTTAGATTCGATTTAGTAGCTACTATTTTTGGCGGGCAAGGCGCCTTTTTATCAAGAGTAATCTATTCTCTTGTTGGATTAAGCGGGCTGATTTGTATAAGCCTATTATTTGTTCCAATGCGGAAGGAAGAGCATAAAGTAAATCGCCAAGGCACCAACAACTTAAATTATGCTACTGAATTCGGTGAGGAAACCGATTTATCCAAATTAAAAAAGGATTAA
- the uvsE gene encoding UV DNA damage repair endonuclease UvsE, with amino-acid sequence MTIIRLGYVAMSMELKNASPSQTMTFAQFQKITDREAAIRKLERISLSNVEHTLRILKHNAASDIHFYRLTSRLIPLANHDELSDWNYMKPLQKQLRMLGNFAKDHGIRIDFHPDHFVLINSMKKEILNNSIQTLKMHYLLLKGMGIDPAHRCVMHVGGNYKDTETSLERFIENWMVVPRSIQKMIMLENDDTSFTLEDTLYLCEKLDIPLVFDYHHHLAHHRNAHWEEHWDRVIQTWRNSSLPMKMHISSPKSLKEFRHHADYIDLDLFIHFLKEIKGSIPQIDCMIEAKRKDEALFQLMKEIKSRDDVEVIDGSSFYLR; translated from the coding sequence ATGACGATTATACGTTTAGGATATGTAGCCATGAGTATGGAATTAAAAAACGCATCCCCCTCCCAAACAATGACCTTTGCACAATTCCAGAAAATTACTGACCGTGAAGCTGCCATTCGGAAACTAGAACGGATCTCGCTGTCGAATGTAGAACATACACTCAGAATTTTAAAGCATAATGCCGCATCAGATATTCATTTTTACCGGCTCACTTCGCGTCTAATCCCTTTGGCGAATCATGATGAGCTTTCTGATTGGAATTATATGAAACCATTGCAAAAACAGCTGCGTATGCTTGGTAATTTTGCCAAAGACCACGGAATTAGGATTGACTTTCACCCAGATCACTTTGTTCTTATTAATTCGATGAAGAAAGAAATATTAAATAATTCCATTCAGACTTTAAAAATGCATTATTTACTTTTAAAGGGGATGGGGATTGATCCTGCCCACAGATGTGTGATGCATGTTGGCGGAAATTATAAAGATACAGAAACTTCCCTCGAACGGTTTATCGAAAATTGGATGGTTGTCCCAAGATCGATTCAAAAAATGATTATGCTTGAAAATGACGATACCTCATTCACATTAGAGGATACTCTTTACTTATGTGAGAAACTGGACATTCCCCTTGTATTTGATTATCATCATCACCTTGCCCACCATCGTAATGCCCATTGGGAAGAACACTGGGACCGGGTCATCCAAACTTGGAGGAATTCATCGTTACCGATGAAAATGCATATTTCAAGTCCGAAAAGTCTAAAAGAATTCCGCCATCATGCGGATTATATTGATTTGGATTTGTTCATTCATTTTCTAAAAGAAATTAAGGGAAGTATTCCTCAGATCGATTGCATGATTGAGGCAAAAAGAAAAGACGAAGCCCTGTTTCAATTAATGAAAGAGATTAAATCGAGGGATGATGTGGAAGTTATTGATGGTTCTTCGTTTTACTTAAGATGA
- a CDS encoding spore coat protein, whose product MQLAGHEFHELSELVMSCYNTITCMSSFIEQAQDPELKQLLQLHFPKHIADYNLKAEFLQSNTTPDITKFVPTVLHPKLSSYTQPPAPNFPAVEVRLYAQQHNDREIATSYLLNQKAAAKGYAGAVLECSNPDLRTFLENAFLNSSRHAYDIWQYMVAKGYYPLSPAPQGDIQAVGNIFPIVNNQ is encoded by the coding sequence ATGCAATTGGCAGGACATGAGTTCCATGAGTTAAGTGAATTAGTCATGAGTTGCTATAACACGATCACATGTATGTCTAGTTTTATTGAGCAAGCGCAGGATCCAGAACTTAAACAGCTATTACAGCTGCATTTTCCAAAGCACATAGCGGATTACAATTTGAAGGCCGAATTTTTGCAAAGCAATACAACACCGGATATTACAAAGTTTGTGCCAACTGTCCTGCATCCTAAATTAAGTTCCTATACACAGCCACCCGCACCAAACTTTCCTGCTGTAGAGGTTAGATTATATGCACAACAACACAATGACAGGGAAATTGCCACAAGTTACTTATTGAATCAAAAAGCTGCAGCAAAGGGCTATGCAGGAGCAGTATTAGAGTGTTCGAACCCCGATTTACGAACTTTTCTCGAAAATGCCTTTCTAAACAGCAGCCGTCATGCTTATGATATTTGGCAATATATGGTTGCGAAGGGGTATTATCCTTTAAGCCCTGCACCACAGGGAGATATCCAAGCAGTTGGAAATATCTTTCCGATCGTGAATAACCAATAA
- a CDS encoding YugN family protein, with amino-acid sequence MIKLQTEIEGKRAYFGAVRDIFHSYGCSFCSNFDYDQGKFDALLYRDGGESIYLRVPIYVLDGALDHSGALIEFGTPFVIKHVVNIGLDHDENAFITGTTGLDQFQTPLDKDGYIYDKSRWEKAGKEAVQQVLGSINGLLVS; translated from the coding sequence ATGATTAAGTTACAAACAGAAATTGAAGGAAAAAGGGCCTACTTTGGAGCAGTTCGCGATATTTTTCATTCTTATGGCTGCAGTTTTTGCAGTAATTTTGATTATGACCAAGGGAAATTCGATGCATTGTTATACCGTGATGGCGGAGAATCTATTTATCTAAGGGTCCCTATCTATGTCTTGGATGGGGCCTTAGACCACTCCGGTGCATTGATTGAATTTGGAACCCCTTTTGTCATCAAACATGTCGTCAATATTGGATTAGATCACGATGAAAATGCATTCATCACCGGCACTACCGGGCTTGATCAATTTCAGACCCCATTAGATAAAGACGGCTACATCTATGATAAAAGCAGATGGGAGAAAGCAGGTAAAGAAGCAGTCCAACAAGTGTTGGGTTCGATCAATGGGTTATTAGTCTCCTAA
- a CDS encoding M28 family peptidase, producing MKKKKVASVLLTAGLVLSVNGVYAQGQSGAPNTNAASAFDNKIIKKISADNMYNTIDLLSKEARAAGTPGELKGAQYIKSQFEKYGYETELQPFPFYDVVRNNVSGVLEIGGQNLKPYVFSGSFSGEAIAEVVNAGKALPGTVPDSVKGKIALIERGDNPFVEKIQNVLDKGAVGVIMYNNTGTSNAFGQASYGQNIPAVGITRAQGLDLVKKLESESFTAQLKVSGSGFVEKTSYNVIAKMKPHKNKDTGQIVMIGAHHDSVPGGPGANDDASGVSAVLELARVMSNMPIDTELRFVTFGSEEKGLLGSYHYASTLTDEEADKIVAHFQMDMIGSKDAGGDHAANGLIMYTIDGKKNTVTDLASAAGARTALGEVVPYGQLGRSDHQPFHELGIPAALFIHSPLEPWYHTPADTIDKIDKNKLQETAEIVGAAVYQIARPDTPALQHSRVAPQPVDYEFENRSPGA from the coding sequence ATGAAGAAGAAAAAAGTAGCGTCAGTTTTATTAACTGCAGGACTAGTCTTAAGTGTTAATGGAGTATATGCACAGGGGCAGAGCGGGGCGCCAAACACGAATGCAGCATCTGCGTTTGACAACAAAATTATTAAGAAAATTAGTGCCGACAACATGTATAACACGATTGATCTATTATCGAAGGAAGCTCGTGCAGCAGGAACTCCAGGAGAGCTAAAGGGAGCACAGTACATAAAAAGCCAGTTTGAAAAATACGGGTATGAGACTGAGCTGCAGCCTTTTCCATTCTATGATGTGGTAAGAAATAATGTAAGTGGAGTATTAGAAATTGGCGGACAAAATCTAAAGCCATACGTTTTTTCTGGATCATTTAGCGGTGAAGCGATCGCAGAAGTGGTGAACGCAGGTAAAGCACTTCCCGGCACAGTACCGGATTCGGTAAAAGGGAAAATTGCCTTGATTGAACGCGGCGATAATCCCTTTGTTGAAAAAATCCAAAATGTGTTGGATAAAGGAGCGGTTGGCGTCATAATGTACAACAATACCGGTACATCCAATGCATTTGGCCAAGCCAGCTATGGTCAAAATATTCCGGCAGTTGGCATTACGAGAGCCCAAGGTTTGGATTTAGTAAAGAAATTAGAATCTGAGTCATTTACAGCTCAATTAAAAGTATCTGGTTCAGGTTTTGTTGAAAAAACCTCCTATAACGTTATTGCCAAAATGAAACCGCATAAAAACAAAGATACCGGTCAAATTGTTATGATTGGCGCACACCACGATTCTGTACCAGGCGGGCCTGGGGCAAACGATGATGCTTCCGGTGTATCAGCGGTATTAGAACTTGCCAGAGTCATGTCCAACATGCCGATTGATACAGAACTCCGTTTTGTGACATTCGGCTCCGAGGAAAAGGGTCTTTTAGGTTCCTACCACTATGCCAGCACATTAACTGATGAAGAAGCGGATAAAATTGTAGCCCATTTCCAAATGGACATGATCGGCAGTAAGGATGCCGGGGGTGATCATGCTGCCAACGGGTTAATCATGTATACGATTGATGGTAAGAAAAATACTGTCACCGATCTCGCATCCGCGGCAGGTGCAAGAACGGCATTGGGTGAAGTTGTTCCGTATGGCCAGCTGGGACGCAGTGACCATCAGCCATTCCATGAGCTTGGAATTCCGGCAGCTCTATTTATCCACTCGCCGCTAGAGCCATGGTATCATACGCCGGCAGATACGATTGATAAAATTGACAAAAACAAACTGCAAGAAACAGCTGAAATTGTTGGTGCAGCCGTCTATCAAATTGCGCGTCCTGATACTCCAGCTTTACAGCATTCGAGAGTTGCTCCTCAACCGGTTGATTATGAATTTGAAAACCGTTCACCAGGGGCGTAA
- a CDS encoding TerC family protein gives MELLHEIINTYSTFLSLETFENVVSDPANWGIIGTLIILEGLLSADNALVLAVMVKHLPTEQRKKALFYGIFGAYFFRIVAIGLGVSLINIPWIKIVCGHYLLFIVFQNFIKNNQEDDDVQNKKMGFWRTVLTVELMDIAFSFDSVIAAFGVSNQVWVLFLGGVLGILMMRGVAQLFLALIEKVPEFETTAFILIGVIGVKMIIAAFSIHIDEVVFFSLLIAVFLGTFIIHMFRKNSGDEKTF, from the coding sequence ATGGAACTCCTCCATGAAATAATAAATACGTATAGTACATTTCTTTCATTAGAAACCTTTGAGAATGTCGTTTCGGACCCGGCCAACTGGGGAATAATTGGAACCCTAATAATTCTCGAAGGATTATTATCCGCTGATAATGCCCTTGTTCTGGCGGTGATGGTCAAGCATTTGCCGACTGAACAACGGAAAAAAGCCCTATTCTATGGAATTTTTGGTGCCTATTTTTTCCGCATTGTGGCTATTGGATTAGGAGTTTCATTAATCAATATACCTTGGATCAAAATTGTTTGCGGACACTATCTTCTATTTATTGTTTTCCAAAACTTTATTAAAAATAATCAAGAAGATGATGACGTTCAAAATAAGAAAATGGGATTCTGGCGCACTGTTTTGACTGTTGAACTCATGGACATTGCTTTCAGTTTTGATAGTGTCATCGCCGCATTTGGTGTTTCCAATCAAGTATGGGTATTATTCTTGGGGGGCGTGTTAGGAATCTTAATGATGCGCGGTGTCGCCCAATTATTCCTGGCACTGATTGAAAAAGTACCTGAATTTGAAACCACCGCATTTATTCTAATCGGTGTAATTGGCGTAAAAATGATCATCGCTGCATTCAGCATCCATATAGATGAAGTAGTATTCTTTAGTCTTTTAATTGCTGTATTTTTGGGAACCTTCATCATCCATATGTTCAGGAAAAATTCAGGGGATGAAAAAACATTTTAA
- a CDS encoding transcriptional regulator SplA domain-containing protein, protein MEVNQENTSYNLGDIVYVFYRNPHTQDVANVQEAAVVNNPENPGELAIFLYETYYPLTTEMAVYTSESDAMLAYEQYFGFE, encoded by the coding sequence ATGGAAGTAAATCAGGAGAATACCTCCTATAATCTAGGTGACATTGTCTACGTCTTTTATCGTAATCCTCATACTCAGGACGTGGCTAATGTGCAGGAAGCGGCCGTTGTGAATAATCCAGAGAATCCTGGTGAACTGGCTATATTTCTATATGAAACCTATTATCCATTAACAACTGAAATGGCTGTGTACACTAGTGAGTCTGATGCGATGCTGGCTTACGAACAGTATTTTGGATTTGAATAG
- a CDS encoding DUF3231 family protein, with translation MDIINPMDIMKPINLTTQELDESHSLTSVEMGKLWVTYVGNSMSSQILSYFLQHCEDQYIRTLLENGLALSKDFMQRVEGFFKKVDFPTPSGFTNDDVNLGAPRLFEDAFYVHYLKYAAKAGLSIYAVAVPLVMREDIREFFVYCNQCTTILLGQINNVLFEKKLIAKPPIIPIPAGNDFIKKQNYLNGFVGDVRTLHALEITHLYDNIENNTTSKALLLGFYQTVKDEKIKALFKRGLDMTDKSVKQYMEKLQIENLHTPSYIDHLVTNSTYPPFSDKIMLFHKVDMFSMKIRSFGNSLAVNGRRDLGMLYGRTLINIGLFVDDGANILIEKGWMESPPKAFARD, from the coding sequence ATGGATATTATCAACCCAATGGATATCATGAAACCAATAAATTTAACTACACAGGAATTAGACGAATCTCATTCTTTAACATCAGTGGAAATGGGTAAACTTTGGGTTACATATGTTGGAAATAGTATGTCAAGTCAAATCTTAAGTTATTTTCTACAACATTGCGAGGACCAATATATTAGAACGCTATTGGAAAATGGCTTAGCCTTATCTAAGGACTTTATGCAGAGGGTAGAAGGTTTTTTTAAGAAAGTTGATTTCCCTACACCTTCAGGGTTTACGAATGATGACGTAAATCTTGGAGCCCCACGTTTATTTGAAGATGCGTTCTACGTGCATTATTTAAAATATGCGGCTAAGGCAGGACTTAGTATTTATGCAGTAGCGGTTCCATTAGTCATGAGGGAGGATATTAGGGAATTTTTTGTTTATTGCAATCAATGCACGACCATCCTGTTAGGGCAGATTAATAATGTTTTATTTGAAAAAAAGTTAATTGCCAAACCTCCTATTATCCCTATACCGGCTGGAAACGACTTTATTAAAAAGCAAAATTACCTAAATGGTTTTGTAGGCGATGTCAGAACATTACATGCCTTAGAAATTACCCACCTTTATGATAACATTGAAAATAACACGACAAGTAAGGCATTATTATTGGGATTTTATCAAACCGTTAAAGATGAAAAAATAAAGGCTTTGTTTAAACGGGGTTTGGATATGACTGATAAATCGGTAAAACAGTATATGGAAAAACTTCAAATAGAAAACCTGCATACTCCATCATATATAGACCATTTAGTTACAAATTCAACCTATCCTCCTTTTTCCGATAAAATAATGTTATTTCATAAAGTGGATATGTTCTCGATGAAGATCAGGTCGTTTGGAAATTCACTTGCGGTAAACGGAAGAAGAGATTTAGGGATGTTATATGGAAGAACTCTCATAAACATTGGCTTATTTGTCGATGACGGAGCTAATATCTTAATTGAAAAAGGATGGATGGAATCACCGCCCAAAGCATTTGCAAGAGATTAA
- a CDS encoding asparagine synthase, with protein sequence MNIREGLIPTALGTAVTATGYALKQKRGSNKMVANTVFGFGLAHVVLGVIDLVEHRR encoded by the coding sequence ATGAATATTCGTGAAGGGTTAATTCCAACCGCCTTAGGGACTGCAGTAACTGCGACAGGTTATGCATTAAAGCAAAAACGCGGGTCGAATAAAATGGTAGCTAATACTGTTTTCGGTTTTGGTCTAGCACACGTGGTATTAGGAGTAATTGACCTTGTAGAACACCGCCGTTAG
- the splB gene encoding spore photoproduct lyase, with protein MNKPFTPQLVYFEPKALEYPLGQELKEKFEKMDVEIRYTTSHNQVRNLPGDTDFQRYRIAKSTLVVGIRKTLKFDTSKPSAEYAIPFATGCMGHCHYCYLQTTMGSKPYIRTYVNVDEILEAADRYMEERAPEITRFEASCTSDIVGLDHLTHTLKRAIEHFGKSELGKLRFVTKFHYVDHLLDAKHNGKTRFRFSVNADYVIKNFEPGTSPLAKRIEAAGKVARAGYPLGFIVAPIYLHEGWEEGYYHMFERLDAELPMDARDDITFEFIQHRFTKPAKRVIEKNYPMTKLELDETARRYKWGKYGIGKYIYQKEEEEDIKSHLYSYMEKFFPNAKLEYFT; from the coding sequence ATGAATAAACCGTTTACACCTCAACTCGTATACTTCGAACCTAAAGCATTAGAGTATCCCCTTGGGCAGGAATTGAAAGAAAAGTTTGAAAAAATGGATGTAGAAATTCGCTATACCACCTCTCATAATCAGGTAAGAAACCTTCCAGGCGATACTGATTTTCAGAGGTACCGGATTGCTAAATCTACATTAGTAGTGGGCATAAGAAAAACGCTTAAGTTTGATACGTCCAAACCTTCAGCTGAATATGCCATCCCATTTGCAACAGGCTGCATGGGCCATTGCCATTATTGTTATTTGCAAACGACGATGGGGTCGAAGCCTTACATTCGTACATATGTCAATGTCGATGAAATTTTAGAGGCGGCAGATCGTTATATGGAAGAACGAGCACCGGAAATCACACGGTTTGAAGCTTCTTGTACCTCTGACATAGTCGGTCTCGATCATCTAACACATACCTTAAAGCGAGCGATCGAGCATTTTGGGAAATCAGAGCTTGGCAAGTTGCGCTTCGTCACAAAATTTCATTATGTCGATCATTTATTGGATGCAAAACATAATGGAAAAACGAGATTTCGTTTCAGTGTAAATGCCGATTATGTGATTAAAAATTTCGAACCTGGTACTTCTCCATTAGCAAAGCGGATTGAGGCAGCTGGGAAAGTAGCCAGAGCAGGCTATCCTCTTGGGTTCATCGTGGCACCCATCTATTTGCATGAAGGCTGGGAAGAAGGATACTATCATATGTTTGAGCGTCTAGATGCTGAATTGCCAATGGATGCAAGGGATGATATCACATTTGAGTTCATTCAACATCGGTTCACAAAACCAGCAAAGCGAGTAATTGAAAAAAATTATCCAATGACCAAATTAGAATTGGATGAGACAGCGAGAAGGTATAAATGGGGAAAATATGGGATTGGTAAATATATTTATCAAAAAGAGGAAGAAGAGGATATAAAAAGTCATTTATACTCCTACATGGAAAAGTTTTTCCCAAATGCTAAACTGGAATACTTCACCTGA
- a CDS encoding Na/Pi cotransporter family protein — protein MEFNIQEMIFTFIGGLGIFLFGIKYMGDGLQKSAGDRLRDILDRFTSNPLKGVLAGIIVTAMIQSSSGTTALTVGLVSAGFMTLRQAIGVIMGANIGTTVTAFIIGIEIDEYALPIIAAGAVALFFFKNQKIQSIGQIIFGFGSLFYGLDLMSTGMKPLRSLEAFQTLTVSMSDNPFLGVIVGTIFTVVVQSSSATIGILQELYGQGAINLNAALPVLFGDNIGTTITAILASIGTSIAARRAALVHVMFNVIGTVIFLIFLVPYTKLIGFMQTSLSLNPEMTIAFSHGMFNVTNTIIQFPFIAVLAWIVTKLVKGEDTFINVKPQHLNPIFIEQSPSLALSQAKEEVVRMAEFSLKGLQEASSYLQTKQRKHADIAVKLEEAIDNLDIQITNYLVDLSAKPLSGMDSHKHSMLLDSVRDIERIGDHVENIIEVVDYQMANRVKLSMEAKVELKAMISLTVATLTDVIGALKDSDADLARHVLSKEVQIDSMERQLRKKHIMRLNERICSPDGGTAFADLVTNLERIGDHSANIAEAVLEEVGIMSNRSTVKVKPLNLGNPLQNEL, from the coding sequence TTGGAGTTTAACATTCAAGAAATGATCTTCACCTTTATTGGTGGGTTAGGAATTTTTCTATTTGGAATTAAATATATGGGGGACGGCCTTCAGAAATCGGCGGGCGACCGTTTAAGAGATATTCTTGACCGATTTACATCTAACCCGCTAAAGGGTGTGCTGGCGGGGATTATTGTTACCGCCATGATTCAGTCCAGCTCAGGAACAACTGCGTTGACAGTCGGACTCGTTAGTGCCGGTTTTATGACACTAAGACAAGCCATCGGTGTCATTATGGGTGCGAACATTGGAACCACCGTAACAGCCTTTATCATCGGAATTGAAATCGATGAATATGCCTTGCCAATAATTGCTGCAGGGGCTGTCGCACTATTTTTCTTTAAAAATCAGAAAATCCAATCTATCGGTCAAATCATCTTTGGTTTTGGTTCATTATTTTATGGCTTGGACTTAATGAGCACTGGGATGAAGCCATTACGATCGCTGGAAGCCTTTCAGACATTAACGGTCAGCATGAGTGACAATCCCTTTCTCGGGGTCATTGTCGGGACAATTTTCACTGTTGTGGTTCAAAGCTCCAGCGCGACGATTGGTATTTTACAAGAATTATATGGCCAAGGAGCAATCAACTTAAACGCTGCGTTACCGGTGTTATTCGGTGATAATATTGGTACCACGATTACAGCCATTTTAGCGAGTATTGGTACTTCGATTGCCGCTAGACGCGCAGCACTTGTCCATGTCATGTTTAACGTTATTGGCACCGTCATATTTTTGATTTTCCTAGTGCCATATACAAAGCTGATTGGCTTCATGCAAACATCTCTTAGTCTTAACCCAGAAATGACGATTGCTTTTTCACATGGGATGTTTAACGTCACCAATACGATTATTCAATTCCCGTTTATTGCCGTATTGGCCTGGATTGTGACCAAACTGGTAAAGGGAGAAGACACCTTTATTAACGTCAAACCACAGCATTTAAATCCGATTTTTATTGAACAGTCTCCTTCGCTTGCCTTAAGCCAAGCGAAAGAAGAAGTGGTCCGGATGGCGGAGTTTTCTCTTAAGGGGCTACAGGAAGCAAGTTCATATTTACAGACAAAGCAAAGGAAGCATGCGGATATTGCCGTAAAACTAGAAGAAGCGATTGATAATTTAGATATACAAATTACAAATTATTTGGTAGATCTCTCAGCAAAGCCACTTTCTGGTATGGATTCGCATAAACATTCGATGTTATTAGATTCTGTTCGCGATATCGAGCGCATTGGGGACCATGTGGAAAATATAATTGAAGTGGTGGATTACCAAATGGCCAATCGCGTTAAGCTATCAATGGAAGCTAAAGTTGAATTAAAAGCAATGATTTCATTAACTGTTGCCACTTTAACGGATGTGATAGGCGCCCTAAAAGATTCCGATGCCGACTTAGCCCGTCATGTCCTTTCAAAAGAAGTTCAAATTGACTCTATGGAACGGCAGCTTCGGAAAAAGCATATTATGCGATTGAATGAACGGATTTGCAGTCCTGATGGCGGGACCGCATTCGCAGATCTCGTGACCAATCTCGAACGAATCGGCGATCATTCCGCGAATATTGCTGAGGCCGTCCTGGAGGAAGTAGGTATAATGTCGAATCGTTCAACCGTTAAAGTGAAGCCTTTGAATCTCGGAAATCCGTTGCAAAATGAACTATAA